In one window of Ovis aries strain OAR_USU_Benz2616 breed Rambouillet chromosome 3, ARS-UI_Ramb_v3.0, whole genome shotgun sequence DNA:
- the LOC101121084 gene encoding olfactory receptor 1L8-like, whose translation MERLNQTSSVTEFILLGLSSRPEDQKPLFILFFIIYLVTIAGNLLIILAIHSDPQLHTPMYFFLSVLSFTDIWYTTTIVPKMLVDFLLEKKTISYAGCLTQMYFIYALGNIDSCLLVVMAFDRYVAICDPFHYVTIMSHRRCVLMVAFSCSLPHLHSLLHILLLNQLIFCDSNIIHHFLCDLSPLIKLSCSPTFVNEVVLMTEASAFLVTPFLCIVFSYIRILLAVLKIPSAAGKRKAFSTCGSHLTVVTLFYGSIFYVYLQPVSTYTVRDHMATIVHTILSSMLNPFIYSLRNKDLKQGLRKLVGRRHLQAATS comes from the coding sequence ATGGAAAGACTCAACCAAACCAGCAGTGTCACTGAGTTCATCCTCCTGGGACTCTCCTCCCGGCCTGAGGACCAGAAGCCACTCTTTATTCTCTTCTTCATCATATACCTGGTCACCATAGCAGGGAACCTGCTCATCATCCTGGCCATCCACTCTGACCCCCAACTGCACAcccccatgtatttcttcctgAGTGTCCTGTCTTTCACTGACATTTGGTATACAACAACCATTGTCCCCAAGATGCTAGTCGACTTCCTGTTGGAGAAGAAGACCATCTCCTATGCTGGATGTTTGACCcagatgtattttatatatgccTTGGGCAACATTGACAGCTGTCTTCTTGTAGTCATGGCTtttgaccgctatgtggccatctgtgaCCCCTTCCACTATGTCACCATCATGAGCCACCGCCGCTGTGTCCTGATGGTGGCCTTCTCCTGCTCATTGCCTCACCTCCACTCACTCCTACACATACTTCTGTTGAATCAGCTCATCTTCTGTGACTCCAATATTATCCATCATTTTCTCTGCGACCTCAGCCCTCTGATAAAATTGTCTTGCTCTCCTACATTTGTCAATGAAGTTGTGTTGATGACAGAAGCATCTGCTTTTCTGGTGACCCCCTTTCTATGCATTGTTTTCTCTTATATACGAATCCTCCTTGCGGTTCTCAAAATTCCCTCAGCTGCAGGAAAACGCAAAGCCTTCTCCACGTGTGGGTCTCACCTCACTGTGGTAACACTCTTTTATGGAAGCATCTTCTATGTCTATTTACAGCCTGTGTCCACCTACACTGTCCGGGACCACATGGCAACAATTGTTCACACAATTTTATCCTCCATGCTCAATCCTTTTATCTACAGCTTAAGAAACAAAGACCTGAAACAGGGTctgaggaagctggtgggcagGAGACATCTCCAGGCAGCAACCTCTTGA
- the LOC101120821 gene encoding olfactory receptor 1L8-like, translated as MERLNQTSSVSEFILLGLSSRPEDQKPLFSLFLIMYLVTITGNLLIILAIRSDPQLHTPMYFFLSVLSFTDICFTTTIVPRMLVNFLSHKTISYAGCLTQMYFIYALGNTDSCLLAVMAYDRYVAICDPFHYVTTMSHRRCVLMVAFSCSLPHFHSLLHTLLLNELTFCDSNIIHNFLCDLSPLIKLSCSPTFVNEIVILIEGSFILVTPFLCITFSYIQILIAVLKIPSAAGKRKAFSTCGSHLTVVTLFYGSIFYVYLQPVSTYTVKDHMATIVYTVLSSMLNPFIYSLRNKDLKQGLRKLVGRRKPQAAPS; from the coding sequence ATGGAAAGACTCAACCAAACCAGCAGTGTTTCTGAGTTCATCCTCCTGGGACTCTCCTCACGGCCTGAGGACCAGAAGCCACTCTTCAGCCTCTTCCTCATCATGTACCTGGTCACCATTACAGGGAACCTGCTCATCATCCTGGCCATCCGCTCTGACCCCCAACTGCACACCCCCATGTATTTCTTCTTGAGTGTCCTGTCTTTCACTGACATTTGCTTCACAACAACCATTGTCCCCAGGATGCTGGTGAACTTCCTGTCACATAAGACCATCTCCTATGCTGGGTGCCTTACTCAGATGTATTTCATATATGCCTTGGGCAACACTGACAGCTGCCTTCTGGCagtcatggcctatgaccgctatgtggccatctgtgaCCCCTTCCACTATGTCACCACCATGAGCCACCGCCGCTGTGTCCTGATGGTGGCCTTCTCCTGCTCATTGCCTCATTTCCACTCACTCCTACACACACTTCTGCTGAATGAGCTCACCTTCTGTGACTCTAATATTATCCATAACTTTCTCTGCGACCTCAGCCCTCTGATAAAATTGTCCTGCTCCCCCACATTTGTCAACGAAATTGTGATATTGATAGAGGGATCTTTTATTTTAGTGACCCCTTTCCTATGCATTACTTTCTCTTATATACAAATCCTCATTGCAGTTCTTAAAATTCCCTCAGCTGCAGGAAAACGCAAAGCCTTCTCCACATGTGGGTCTCACCTCACTGTGGTAACACTCTTTTATGGAAGCATCTTCTATGTCTATTTACAGCCTGTGTCCACCTACACTGTCAAGGACCACATGGCAACAATTGTCTACACAGTTCTGTCCTCCATGCTCAATCCTTTTATCTACAGCCTAAGAAACAAAGACCTGAAACAGGGTctgaggaagctggtgggcagGAGGAAACCCCAGGCAGCACCCTCTTGA